In Paenibacillus phoenicis, one genomic interval encodes:
- a CDS encoding peptidylprolyl isomerase, translated as MFQSKRRSWRMLLIALVTVLAFSVMAGCGKNASSGGKDTSKVIATYEGGEITENEFDREQRIVLALQPQMEQFMQMEDFRQYLVKQEIAYEYLEAKADEKTKEAGKKKAEEQFDLMKSSYGEENFKNMLDAQKVSEAEFKDYMVRIYTVMEGERQKISEDDVKKEFEATKQDYTTASVRHILINFTDPDGKERTEEETLKLAKEVKAKLDKGEDFAALAKQYSEDPGSKDNGGLYENVEVSNWVEAFKQAALTQPLNQIGDPVKTEYGYHIIRVESRTEKKFEDLTQEQKDMIQTTLASNKLDEFMAGDLEKKIIKKIDLPKVETSTGENGTGTDTNAGNGSNAGTDAGTNAGTEGSGNAGNTGTGSNTGNGAANNAGSNSGNTSK; from the coding sequence ATGTTTCAAAGTAAAAGGCGCTCATGGAGAATGCTGCTGATTGCGCTTGTAACGGTACTGGCTTTTTCCGTTATGGCTGGATGCGGCAAGAATGCAAGCTCGGGAGGGAAAGATACGAGTAAGGTTATTGCGACGTACGAAGGCGGCGAAATTACGGAGAACGAATTCGACCGCGAGCAGCGGATCGTGCTTGCCCTTCAGCCGCAAATGGAACAATTCATGCAAATGGAAGACTTCCGTCAATATTTGGTGAAGCAGGAGATCGCGTATGAATACCTTGAAGCCAAAGCCGACGAGAAGACGAAAGAAGCCGGCAAGAAGAAAGCCGAGGAGCAGTTTGATTTGATGAAATCGTCCTACGGCGAAGAGAACTTCAAAAATATGCTGGACGCCCAGAAGGTATCCGAAGCTGAATTCAAGGACTATATGGTTCGGATTTATACCGTGATGGAAGGCGAACGGCAGAAGATCTCTGAGGATGATGTGAAGAAGGAATTCGAAGCGACAAAACAGGACTATACGACGGCTTCGGTCCGCCATATCCTGATTAACTTCACCGATCCAGACGGCAAAGAGCGGACTGAAGAGGAAACGCTCAAGCTGGCGAAGGAAGTGAAAGCGAAACTGGACAAGGGCGAGGATTTCGCCGCGTTGGCGAAGCAGTACTCCGAGGATCCGGGCTCCAAGGATAACGGCGGTTTGTACGAGAACGTGGAAGTGAGCAACTGGGTAGAAGCTTTTAAACAAGCTGCTTTGACCCAACCGCTGAACCAAATTGGTGATCCAGTGAAGACGGAATATGGCTACCACATCATTCGCGTGGAATCTCGGACCGAGAAGAAATTTGAGGATCTGACGCAGGAACAGAAGGACATGATCCAAACAACGCTGGCCTCGAACAAATTGGACGAGTTCATGGCGGGGGATCTAGAGAAGAAGATCATCAAGAAAATCGACTTGCCTAAAGTGGAAACGAGCACCGGCGAAAATGGCACGGGAACGGACACCAATGCGGGCAATGGCTCCAATGCAGGAACTGACGCGGGTACGAATGCCGGTACAGAAGGGTCCGGCAATGCCGGAAACACCGGAACGGGCAGCAACACGGGCAACGGTGCTGCCAACAATGCCGGCTCCAACAGCGGCAATACGAGCAAATAA
- the spoVT gene encoding stage V sporulation protein T: MKATGIVRRIDDLGRVVIPKEIRRTLRIREGDPLEIFVDRDGEVILKKYSPIGELGDFAKEYAESLYESTSHITLISDRDTIIAVAGASKKEYLDKQISSLLESSMDSRKIIMETASGSYEITKDHPENISSFVIAPIIAGGDPIGTVVLVNKDDSVKMSDLESKMAETAAGFLAKQMEQ, encoded by the coding sequence ATGAAAGCTACTGGTATTGTACGCCGTATCGATGATTTAGGCCGTGTTGTTATCCCTAAGGAAATCCGCCGAACGTTGCGGATTCGGGAAGGAGATCCGCTCGAAATCTTTGTGGACCGGGATGGAGAAGTGATTTTGAAGAAATATTCGCCGATCGGGGAATTGGGCGATTTTGCCAAGGAATATGCGGAGTCGCTGTATGAGAGCACCAGCCATATTACCTTAATCTCCGACCGGGATACGATTATTGCTGTCGCAGGCGCTTCCAAGAAGGAATACCTGGATAAGCAAATTAGTTCCTTGCTGGAGAGCAGCATGGATAGCCGTAAAATCATCATGGAAACAGCGTCTGGATCGTACGAAATTACGAAGGATCATCCAGAAAACATCTCTTCGTTTGTCATTGCGCCAATTATTGCTGGCGGTGACCCGATCGGGACTGTGGTGCTTGTGAACAAGGACGATTCTGTGAAGATGTCCGACTTGGAATCGAAAATGGCGGAGACAGCTGCCGGTTTTCTCGCAAAACAGATGGAGCAATAA